In Castor canadensis chromosome 6, mCasCan1.hap1v2, whole genome shotgun sequence, the genomic window tttttttgctgggtattttcaagatagggtcttcagaCATATTTgccatgggctggctttgaacctggatcctcctgatctctgcatcttgagtagctaggattacaggcgtgagccaccagcacctggcttcaggGTGTATTCTTGACActgctgtcattctttcctccaaAGACTTCTTGGGACCCCTCACTTGAGACAGTCCTCAGCTTGTGGTCTGTGTGCTGCCTCTACTTAGGTGCTAGACTTCAGAAAGGATTAAAAAGAAATGGCgtgtgcctatagtcccagcactggggaggcagaggcaggaggatgtcttagaaacaaaagaaacaaaaagaagttgggtgctggtggatcaccctgtaatcctagcaactcgggaggctgagatcgggaggatcaaggctcaagactaacctggggaaatagttctcaagactccatctccaaaataagcagagaaaaatggactggaggtgtggctcaagaggaagagcacctgcttcatatgcctgaagccctgagttcaaaccgcaatcccaccaaaaataaatcgAGGTAGGACAGTTTTTGAAACTGGAAAGGATGCATGTGCATGTGGGGAGGGTATAGGCTGGCGAAAGGTACTTATTCATTGTTCTTACCACCTAAGGAGCCCTCCCTCCCCTCTAAACTTCCAGGCTGGGGGAGAGACCAAGTAGGCAAAGTCTGGACCCCAGGGCCGGTTCACACCCACCTAGGACTAGGGCTGTCTCCCTTCCCTGTCACATCCCTCTAGCCTGTGTACTGGCGTGGGCTACAGGGGACATGCTGGCCCTAGGTCTCAATGTGTCTGGGAGGGGTGGTGTCCAGGCACCCTTCTTGATGCTGGTGGTCCATCAGTGCCTGCCTCTGGGGCGCTCCAGGGCCAACAGGCCATCCAATTCCTCTCAGTTACCGCTTGGCCCAACCTGGCTCCCTTGGCCAGGAACTGCTGGGGCTGGAGGCAAGTCAACCCTTTGGTCCTCTTCTCCAAATCCTAGGCAGGACCAGAGaacttcctctcctccttcccctccacctGCCCTCCCAGCCCTAAGCTCTCTAGTTATCTGAGCCTCCTCCTTTTTGCAGAGCCTCTCCCATCCTGAAGACCCCTCCTCAGAGCCCCACCCTCTCCAGGACCTATCTCCACCAGTCACCTCCCTGCTCTGatatttgctttctctctccctgATTCTGTCCCCTAGGGCCAGAGTCATCTGCACACTCAGTCCCTCCTTCCCTAGGATCTTATCAGAGTGACCTAAAGCTAGGGTACACTTACTATTAATAGCAACCCACTTCCTCTTTCTTGGGTCATCCTGGTGACGTGTTGACATTACTTATCCAATAGGAGAAATTTTCTGGAACTAAGTGGATTGTTctcctaagaattttatttttctgcactGGGCACACTGACatgtacctgtgatcccagcatttaggaggttggcctggggggaaggggtggatggttgggtgggtggggttacaagttcaaaaccagcctgggtgacttatcgagttcaaggccagactgtaCCACATAGCCTGGTCTCactctcaaataaaataaaataataaaagaaaataaaacaaataaaaataaaataaaatagaaacctttttgctttagttttgctGAAGCCAAAAACATTTGAGATGCCACCGCTTCTCAGTTCAGGTGTCCCCAACTTCCAGATGTTTGTGTGACCCCTGATACCTTTAAGCCACTGGAGGCCAACCAGTTaccccgctttttttttttttgagacagggtgtagatctgtctcctgccacctctgcctcctgagacacCCTTACCCATACCTGctactttgaaaatttttttcctttcagttccTAGACTGACCTCATCTTTGGCTGGTTTTGTTGACACCTCCATCTGTACCTTAATGACTCTTAGATTTGCCTGCATTTGCTGACCTGCTTCCTGGATGTTCTTACATGAATGTCCCTACATGGACATCCCGGAAGTTGATCAAACTCAGTACACTCACAAAGGAACTTGTCAGCTTCCCCCAGAAACCTGTACTGCTGTTTGAGTAAATGTTACCATCCTGTCAGTGACATAGGTGGGAAATGTCTTTGGTgggacagggatttgaactcagggctttgaacttgcacaGCAAGccctctacttcttgagccacgcctccagtccatttctctctagttattttggaaatagggtcttgcaaactgtttgtctgggctggtctccaaGCTAtcctcagatctcagcctctcaaatagcgaggattacaggcgagaACCACGAGCATCCAGCAAAGTTCTGagactcttatttatttatttttgaggtactggagtttgaactcagggcctacgccttgtgccactccaccggcccttttttgtgttgagtttttttgagatagggtctcgagaattgtttgcctggattggctttgtatcgcgatcctcctgatctctgcctcccaagtaggatttCAGGCCCAGCAAAGTTCTAAGAATCTTGATCACCCACCCCCACCACACGAAGGGACTGAACCcaagggccctgcacttgctgcGTAAGCGCTCTAacccttgagccacgcccccaccGAATCTCGCTTCTCTAACAGATCCCGGGGTTCTGCCCGCACCCTCTGCCCCTGGCCAACACCATCTCAGCTGGTGATGGCTGGAGATCGTCTTCTAAGATCCCCCCACCCACCTCTCACCCTTTCTAAGCCTGGGAACCCTCTCGTCCTCTCAGGGGGCGGGGCCTCAGTCCCCCTTACCCAATTCCAAGATCAAGTGCGTTTCCTTGTTTGCGTCTAACTGTTTAGAGACCAATATTCCCACTCCTCCCACTCTCCCTCCCTTGAGGGTCCCAGGAGAAATGTGAGGCCCCTTTCTCATCTATCTTCCAGGTGAGCGGATTTTGGCTAGCTTGAGCCAAACAATAGGTTTGTTTTCCTTCCGAACATGAAATCACAGAATGAAAATGTGCTCCTCAACACCGCAGTAGGCCTGTGAATGTGCCAAGCGCGCGGAGGACCCGCGCGCAACAGGTGCACCCTGGAGAAGAGAGTCCCTGTCACCCTCCCCTCGCCTCCCCAGCCAACCGACTAGAAGCGCTCGGCCTGGCTGCACACACAGGCTCTGGGTGATTCGGTGGCAAGTGGCCATCCAGTGAGCACCAAGCTCagcttccctccacccccacgtTCTCCTTACTGAACCTCTGTCCTGCTCTAAGCTCCATCCAGCAGGCGACAGAGGGGACTCCAGCCCGGATCGCTCAGGACAAGGAGGCGCCGGCGACTGCAAAACGAAAAAaccttttattgaaaaatatcaaGTGGCCCCGTTTGGTGGCTGTGGGTCCCTGCACACTACAGTGAGGGCTTTGGGGCCACGGCCCGACGGGGCTGGCAAGTAGTAGTGGCGGTCACCCCCAGCCCCGCGCTCCAAGAAGGGCGAGGTTTCGTTGTCCAGGCGGGTTGATCCCCGACCCGCGGAGttggggggagggaaagagggaggtggCAACTGGGGAAGGAGGGTGACGGGCCGGCTTCTCCTAGTCCAGCAAGAGGGCCACCTGGCATCTGGGGGGCTGGGGGTGGTCTCCGATGCAAGGCTTCACGCTGGACTGGTGTGGTGGCCGTGGCGGTGGTGGCGGCGGCGGGCTCTGCCTGCACCTGGCCTCTCTCAGACGTAGTCCTTGCGGTCATAGGCGGTGGTGGCGCCAGGCGCGGTGGTGGAGCGCGGCGCGGAGTAGAGGATCTTGGAGGGCTGGTACTTTTCGCGCGGCGGGCACGAGCAGCACAGCAGCGCGCCCCCCAGCAGCTGCAGCGCGGCGGCCGCCCACCCCACGTACAGGGCGGCGCCCAACTCCCGCTTCTGGGCCTCTGGCACCAGGGAGCTGTAGAATTCCCGGATGATGGTGTTAGCCGACCAGGACACTGGCACAAGGGTGAGCAAGGCGGCCAGCAGGAAAAGCACCCCTGCCACGATGGTGATCTTGGCTTTGGCCGTGTCATCCTGCACGCAGTTGGTGCACTGGGCGCCTACGACCGCCACGAAGAGCCCGAAGGCGGCCACCAGGATGGCCACGATGATGAGGGCGCGGGCTGCCTGTAGGTCCTGTGGCAAGGCCAGCAGGGAGTCGTACACTTTGCATTGCATCTGGCCGGTGCTCTGCACCACGCAGTTCATCCACAGGCCCTCCCAGGTGATCTGTGCGGTGATGATGCTGCTACCGATGAACGCCGACACGCGCCACATGGGCAGCGCGCAGCTCAAGATGGTGCACAGCCAGCCCAGCACGCTCATCGAGGTGCCGGCGATCTCCAGGCCCATGGACATGGCTGCTGCGCCAAAGCCGGTTCCACCGGGTGGATCCGGGTGCTGGGGAGTCGACGGGCCGCGGCCGCTGGGCCTAGGCTGGAGCTGCCGATCGCAGACCCAACAGACAGTGGCTCCGATGGAAGGACCCACCTACGGCCAGACGCACGGACGGCGCGCGCTAACGGCTCCGCTCTGCGCGCTGGCGCCGTGGCTGCCCCTGGCACCTGCCTGTGGCTTTGAAGGCAGGCAGAGGCGACTGGGCTGGCCCTGGGCTGGGGCTGGTTAAACTTAGCTCGGTGCCCAGCACTTCGGCGGGGGCGGGAGGGGCGGAGCTGCGTTGTCCCCAGCCTGGGGACAGTGACGTGGCTCCCCTCTCACCTTCACCGAGCGTCCTGGGAGGAGACTTGGTCAGGAGCTGTGCACGCCTGGGCGGAGGGTGCGtttgtgcgtgtgcgtgtgtgtgtgtgtgtgtgtgtgagtgtgtgctgaTGAAGGCGGGGCCTGCacccctcctttccccctcccgcTCCTTGTCCCCAATGCTCAGAAACGAATTCCCGGGGACAAGCCAGCGGAGGGGCTTTTCAGGGATTTAAGGGCGTAAATCACAAAGGGCTTGAGCTCCTTCCCTGTGGCAGCCTTCCCGCACGTCTCAGGCGCAGGAGGCGTGGGCTAGGGGCGCGGCCAAGTACCCGGGACAACAGGGACTGGGAGGGCGCagaggggttgggggtggggcttgtCAGAGTCAGAGTAGGTGGTTGAAGCTGTGCACCTGCTCCGGGTCCCCCCAGTCTCCCAGGCAGCAGACGTCTTGCTCCCGCCCAGCAACTCCAAGCCGGTGGAGTTGGCCATCCGTGGAGGTGCTGGATTCAGAAGCTAGGTTACCATGCAGACGTGTCTCGGGAGCAGTGCTGAGTTCCATCCAGCCTCTTCCAGCTCCCTGTAGTCATTGTCCTTGAGTCTGGAGGCCCTAAGCTGAGCTGCCTTCCCCTCGCAGAAGCTGCCTTCCACCATTAAGTCCCCTCCCCTCTTGGAGCCCGGTCTTTCCGCCCTTTCAGTCTGGAGTGAGTGCAGCTTAATGGAGTGATCTgatccagccaaaaaaaaaagaagttttttttgttttttttttttcagaaccatCTACAAATCCTGCCTGGGTACTTCCTCCCAGCTTCCCCCTTAGAACCCTTCAGAGTTGGCCTTGGAGTCCTGTCTTCCTCTCAGTGCTTGGATTTGCTTACATATGTCATGtgcagctgggcgccagtggctcacgcctgtaatcctggctatttgtgaggctgtgatcaggaagatcgaggttccaggccagcccagaaaaacagtttttgagaccccccatctccaaaactaatcagagcaaaatggactggaattgtggctcaagtagtaaggcacctgctttgcaagtgtgaagctccgagttcgaaccccagtccccgtcaagaaatacacaaataaataaccaTATGCCACTTCATGGGACACTCCTGAGATGTCCACGTGGCCTACTTCTTTTCCCCATCAAGATTTTGTGCCCCATGATGGCTTTCCTGACCATAGGGAAACAGAAGCTTCTAGCCCATACTACCTGTTCTCCCCccccatactggggattgaacacagggcctcttggaggcactctgtcacttgatccAACCCCCTCAGccctgtttattttgttttgcaaatagggtctcacctggctggcttcagaccaggatcctcttgcctctgcctcctaagtagctgggattacaggcacatgctaccacatCCTGCTCTCCTGCCTCTTTCTATATTTTCCTTAGCATTTAGTGCTGTATCGGACCATCTTTTTTAatgtggtgggactgggatttgaactcattacTTCATGCTCAGGAACTacagcaaagcaggtgctgtactgcttgaaccacacctccagtccagcttttgttctggctattttggagatggcagtgggtggggtggggggagtctcttcaactatttgcccggggttggcttcgaaccgtgatcctcccgatctcagcctcccaagtagctaggattacaggagtgagtcattGGCACCCtgcctgtttattttttaattgtttctctCTACTCCAGTCTGTCAGCTCCACCGGGCATCCAGAATGTTCCAAGACAGGCAAGGacctttgtttcatttatttttgcaaccCCAGTACCTACAACAGTGCTGGGTACTGAAGAGATATTTGATTTAGTGACTTGAGTGACAAGAAGACATTGCTCCTGCCACCCCACCTGCCAGGGCCCCTGCACTGTGTAAATGACGGAAAATGGGGTACTGCTGTGTGTTTTGTGGCTCAGAGCCAAGGATCCTCCACTGAGATTCAGGACTTCATGGAACAGGGCCCAAGGGATTCTGGAAATTGTCTCCCACCTCTTAAGTTGAGAGGTGCACTTTTCCGTAAGAGCCCAAGTCCTGGATGAAGGTTAGCAGGGCCAGAGGCCTATGGAAGCCAGGGTCCTACTTCTTCCAGGGACAAAGGTCTTGGGCTGGGCAGGTTGGGTAGGGCTGGGAGTGCCTGGCTAGAGGGCCCAGCTGGTGCTGGGGGGTCAGGGGGGCCCCCTGGAGGAAGTTTGTATAGCCCAGGTCTTCTTTGGAGACTGTTGGCCAGGTAGAGTTTCAGGTTAGTGGGTGTGACTTTGAACCAGAAAAAAGGTGGACACCCCTTCCCCAGGCAGTGTGCCTGGGTTTGGGCTGTCGCTGGTCATATGCTTTTGGTTAGAGAGGGAGACCTTGCTTATCTGCCAACTGGGCCAGGGTTGGAGGTCATAAACTGACTTTCTGAAGTCATGTCTCCTCTTGTAACCTACTTTTCCCCTGTAAGCTAACAAAAATGGTGTCTCCATGACTCACCATTCGGGATTGTCCTGTAACACAGAAACAACCAGGGTAGGGCACGAAAAGGTACAGAAATATTGTGTTGGGACAGACAGTGTGGCATGGAGTCAGACAGATCTGAATCTAACGCTAGCTTTATTGTCGTGGGTCGTGAGACCCTGAACAAGTCATTTTCTGGCCTAGCATCTGTGAGAAGTGATtcctggggcagggggaggggcaggaagcGGTGACTTGTTTTTGAGCCTGGGTGAAGGAGACCTGTTGGGCAGGGCTGCCTAGAGAAGAGGTAAACAGGACAGAGAGCTCAGTGCCCAGAGGCCAAACTTCAGGGACTTCGCAAATAACACTTTGGCTCTAAGTAGCAGAGCACCAATCAGCTTTTAGTTCAGTATCTGTCATGGTTCttataaattaataatagaaCCAGTAGAAAGCTGGATgaggaaaatcaaaaccacagcaagATATCACCTCACTCCTTACAAGGACTGttattacaaaaaggaaaaagataacaagtgctggtgaagatgtggagaaagaagGACACTTG contains:
- the Cldn3 gene encoding claudin-3; the protein is MSMGLEIAGTSMSVLGWLCTILSCALPMWRVSAFIGSSIITAQITWEGLWMNCVVQSTGQMQCKVYDSLLALPQDLQAARALIIVAILVAAFGLFVAVVGAQCTNCVQDDTAKAKITIVAGVLFLLAALLTLVPVSWSANTIIREFYSSLVPEAQKRELGAALYVGWAAAALQLLGGALLCCSCPPREKYQPSKILYSAPRSTTAPGATTAYDRKDYV